The region AAAATTGCAAACCCACCGGCACATTCAAAGCGTTTTGCACATAGCCATAGCCGATCTCTCTCGCGGTGTTTCTAAACTGATAATCCACTGAATACAATAAATTCCTAAAATACAAAGAATTTAAATATTTATGGTATTGCAAATTAGGGACAGATTGGAAAGTGCGGTTATTGTTAATTTTATTCAGGTTTAAAAAATACTTGATATTCAAGCCGTAATAATTGTTTTCTGTTTGCAAATAGTAATTCGCCCTAGACATGTGCGTGGCGTCTGTGATACGCTTATTGACCTTTTCAAAACGCACATAGTCCAAATCGTTCATGTATAAAAAGTCAATGTAATGCCCGTTGTCAATATTAGACTTAAGATGGAAGTATTTTTGTAAAGTGTCCCTACTGGAGCTTAAAAATTCAAAACCATAGATATTTTGATTCCTCAAATCATAGCGTTTGACGTATTGGGTGTAATTCCTAAAATAGCGCGCATTGAATAAAAACCTGTCGTTTTTAGAGTTGATGTAGCGTGCTTCAAAATTCAAGCCAAAACCCCTTTTATAGCGGATTTGTGGGGTAAAGGTCATATCCCATGAGTTTTTGGGGGCTAAATAAAAGGGTTGCAAATAAATAAAGCCGTCTAAGTTGGAAGTGCCAAACTCAGGGTATAAAAACCCAGTGGTGCGCTTGTTGCTCGTGGACATGAAAATATAGGGCAAATACAATACAGGAATATCGCCGACATAGATCTTAGGATTCCACATTGACAAATGCGATTTTTGCATGTTAAATGAGCCTGAAGTCGCATTGACATGCCAAATGGGGTTGTCAATGCTGCACCCTGAAGCGCTCATGTTTTTAATCTTATATTTTTGATCCTTCCCACTGGCAATATCTGCACTCACCCAAATCCCGCTCACGCTGTCTTGGACATAAAAGGGGAAAATGATTTCATATTTTTCATTCAAACTCAATTTCACATAATCGGTTTTAACGAGCAAACCCTCGCCCCTATAAACCTTGATATTGCCTTCTAATAACGCTTCTTTAGTCTTGGTGTCATAACGCACCTTATCCGCTAGAATATACACGTCATAATTCAATAAGATCGCATTCCCTGAGGCGGTTATCACATTGTCTTTAGCGCTCACTTTATCCGCAAGGATTTCAAAAATCTTATGGTTTTGTTTGTCAAATCGTTGCATAGCGATTTCTTTAGCGTCTGATACGCTCAATAACAAAAAAAACACCACATAAAACCAACGAATCATTTTAAAACAACACCAAAAGACTTTTGCTTTTTTCTTCATGCCATGCCCTATGATAGGGGTTTTTAAACACCACAAACCATAAAAAGGGGCATAGAAAAACCACAATTTTTAACCCTAAACGCTTCAATAAAATAGCCCTACTGGGGCAATCCGCTAAATAAATATCAATGATCTTAATCCTAAAAACCAGTTTAGCCAAACTCATCTTGCACAAACACACAAAAAAGATTTCATAAACGCCATACAAGATGATAAAACTCACTATGACAAACACGCTGTGATAAATGGGGTTAGTCAGCCAATATAAAGAATGCAAAAAATCGCACGCGCCTAAAAGATCGCTCAATAAAAACACCACTAACAAACCATCGGTTAAAAACGCTAAGATGCGCCAATACAAGGGGCATAAACGCATTTTTTCACGCATAAGAAGTGTTTCTATGATTTCAGTTTCTTCTTTTTCTAAATTTGGAGAGCGCATTCAAAACAAACAAGACAAACCCCCTTCATTTGTCTTAAACTTTAACCCTTAAGAATATTCTTTCAAATCCAACACCTTAAAACCAATGTCCTTGCGATAAAACATGCCTTCAAAATGCACCTTTTGAGCGATCTCGTAAGCATGGTTTCTGGCTTCTAATAAGGATTTTCCTCTGCCAATGGCAAAGATCACTCTCCCCCCACTGCTTTCAAACACGCCATTATCCTGCTCCACCTCCCCTAAAATCAAATGACCCTTTTTTTCATCAACCGGATCAATATAAAGGGTTTGTTTGGGCGAAGAGCTAGTGGGGTAATTCCTAGAAACAAGCGCCACACTCATCACAAATTCTTTAGAAAACACCAATTCAAGAGAATGCAATTCCCCTTTAGCTGTAGCCAAACACAAATCTAAAAGCGAGCTTTCTAAAAGGGGTAAAATCGTCTGGCATTCAATGTCTTTAAAACGCACGCTAAAATCCAATAAATACGGCTCTAAAACGCCCTTTTCTTCTATGATTACAATTTCAGCGAGTAAAACCCCTTTAAAAGGCGTGTTGTCAGCCTGAAGTTTCTCTAAAGTGGGTTTAAAGATATGATTTTTTATTTTCTCTTCTAATTCATTAGAGAAAAAGTTTGCAGGAGCGATGGCCCCCATACCTCCTGTATTGACCCCATTATCCCCCTCTAATAAGCGTTTGTAGTTTTGGCAAAAGGGCAACAAGATAAAATCATCATTGGCTATGAGCGCTGTAACTGAAAGCTCAAACCCCTCTAAAAAAGGCTCTATGATCACAGGCTCATTGCTTTGTTTGAAAGCGTCTTCAAGGATTTTTATCGCTTCTTCTTGTTGATGGACAATGCTTGTGTTTTTATTCAACGCTTTAATCACTAAGGGGAAAGAAGCGTTTTGAATGTAACTCAAAGCTTCTTTTAAATCGTTTGTTTCAAAGTAAGACGCGCTTTTGATACCGCATTCTTTAACAAAAGCTTTCATATAGCTTTTAGAAGCCTCTAACTTAGCCACCTCTTTAGAAGCCCCAAACACTAAAATACCCGCTTTTTCTAGCATCTCTGTAAGCCCTAAAACCAAAAGCTCTTCTTCTGAAATGATGGCTAAATGGATCTGTTTTTTCAGGGCTAATTCCACGATATGCTCGTAATGTTCGCATTCCAGATTTTCGCCTAAATCTTGAGTGCCACCATTACCCAAACAAAAATACAAAGCATTCACTCGCTCATCTTGCTGAAGCCTTTGAGCCAAAGCATACTCTCGCCCCTTATTCCCCACAATTAAAACATTATAGTTATTGTTATCTTTCATGTCTTCCCTAAAATGTGGTTGTTTTTAAACCCAGATGACCGCTACTTTTACATGCGCATAAGTTCAACAAACCTACACTAATAAGGCTAGGAGGATTTTCTTAGGGGCAGATTTAAAAAATGCCATCACACAAAAACCACTACCTTAGCCTAACTTATTTTTTCAACGAACTTGCCATCAAATAAGAAACGCAAATCACCCAGGCGATGCTTACAATTATACTTAAATTTTAAAGAAATTCCATGCAAAAATATTCCAACAATCTGTGATAGTTTTGATTGGCGTTTAGGCGTTTTAAGAGAAACTGACTGATTTATTTCAACCTTTCTTTATACGCTCTTTCCAAACTGCTATACCCTTTTTTCAATTCTCCCACACCCCCAAAAGCCACTACTTTAGCTTCTTTTAAAAAAATCGCGCTGTCTAAATACTTTTCCACATCCACCACCAAATGCGTAGAGACTAGCAAACTTGCGTTTTGGCTAAACTCCTTAGCGATGAGTTCAAAAATTTCTTCTCTTGCAATAGGGTCAATCCCAGCCACCGGCTCATCAAAAAGATACAAAGAAGCGTTTCGTGATAGGGTTAAAATCAGCTGTAATTTTTCCCTCATGCCTTTTGAAAGGGCTTTAAACTCTCTTTTTAAAGGCACGCTGAAGCGTTTTAACAAATTTAGGGCTTTTGATTCATCAAAATCGCTGAAAAAATCCCTGTAAAAAGCGATCGCTTTTAAAGGCGTTAATTTAGGATCTAAAAAATCGCCATCGCTTAAAAACGCCACGCTTTTTTTCGTCTCTATGCCGATCTTTTGATTTAAAATTTTCACTTCCCCTTGATAGTTCAAATTCAATCCGGCTAAAATTTTTAACAGAGTGGTTTTACCCGCCCCATTAGGGCCTAAAAGCCCTATAAATTGCTGTTTGGGTAGTTTTAAATTGATATTGTCTAACGCTTTTAAACTCCCATAAGTTTTAGTCAAATTCTCTATTTCTACTAGCATTTTAATTCCCCGAATTTGCGCACTCTTTTGTAAAAATCGCTAATGATGTTTTCTAAATCTTTAGGGGTGAAATCAGGCCATAAAATCGGCGTGAAAAACAATTCCGCATAACTGGACTGCCACAATAAAAAATTAGACAAGCGCATTTCCCCCCCTGTTCGTAACAATAGATCCACTTCAGGCAAATCATGCGTGTCTAAACGATTAGAAATTTCATTTTCTAGGCTTTCTATATTATTTATATGGCTAGACGGGCTTTCTAATAAGCTTTTAAAAGCCCTTGAAAGCTCGTTTTTAGATCCGTAATTAAGGGCTAAAACTTGCGTAAAATCCTTAAAATGCCTAGTATCGTTTTCAAGCCGTAAAATCGTATCCCTTAGCTCTTTAGAAAAGCCCTCTAAATCCCCTATCGCCCTGAAGCGTATGCTATTATCCAAGTAAGTGGATCGCTCATCTTTAAGGTATTTTTTAAGCATTTTCATCAAAAAATCCACTTCACTTTTGGGGCGTTTCCAATTTTCCGTAGAAAAAGCGTATAAAGTCAAGCATTCTAATTTATGGTTAGCGCACCAGATCGTAATGTCTTTAAGGGTTTTTACGCCCTTTTTATGCCCATAAGCCCTAGCTTTATTCTTTAATTTGGCCCACCTGCCATTACCATCCATAATAATGGCAAGATGTTTGAGAGTGTTATCCAATGCCTTTACCCTTTAAAGAAATTCTTCAATTATACACCATTAAAGCGTGCAAGCATCCACTAAATAAGCGATATGCTGCCAAGCGAATTGGGTTTTTTCACTCAAACCAATTTCGCAAGTGCTAGAAGTGGAAAAGCCTCTTTTAAGATCATAGGATTGGTAAAATTCTTGAAAGCCGTTTAAAGCGCTCTCGTTCAATTCAGGGGTGAAAAAGCCCTTATTCCCCGCAAAACCGCAACAACCCGTCTCTTTGTGGATGACAATCTCGCCCAAAGTGCATTTTTTAGCCAAATTGAATAACAACTCTTCTTTATTTTCTAATTTTAAAGCGCACATCGTGTATAACCCTATGTCTTCATTAATGGGGTTGAATTTTAATTTTGGGCTTAGAACTTCTTCAATATAGACGCTCAAATCATAGACTTTCAAATCCTTATAAGCTTTCATTTGCTTGATAAAATGCGTCGAACATGCGCTATGGTCTAAAACAATCGGTATCTTGCCGTTATCGCTTAATTGTAAAAAAATCGCATGGTTTTTTTCATTGTTTTGTTTGGTTAATTCGGTGTAATTAATAAAAGCTTTCCCGCAACAAAGCGCATCCAATCCATTAGGATACATTACAGAAACCTTGGCTTTTTGGCATAGGGATTCAAACACTTCTTGAATGCATCTTTTATCCGCCATTTTGTTTGATGGAGCGAACGAGCGGTTGATGCAGGTGCTGAAATAAATGACTTTTTCTCCACCCTTAAGCGTTTTATTTTCTAAAGGATAGGCGTTGTTTTTGGGCATGTAATGAAAGGCTTTGGGGAAGGGCTTGATGAATTTTTTAATCCCTTTAGTTAGGCTCACCAAGTTGTGAGGGCCTATGAGTTTTTGAACCACGAAAGCGCTTTTTAAAGAAAAACGAGCCGCACTTGTGGTCGTTTGCATGTGATTTAAGATCTTTGAAGCGATCTTTTCGCCTTTAGGGTTTTTTTGATAATGATTTAGGGCGATGCTCCCGGTATCAATTTCTAAAGGGCATAGGGTAGAACACATATGGCACACCGCGCAAGTGGCGTGCGCTAAATATTCAGACTCTTTTAAAAGCTCATCTAATAAAACTTGATCTTCATCATGACCATGGCTTACCCTTTCTTTCAAACGCTCTACCTCTCTGTGGATAACGATGCGTTGTCGTGGCGTTAAGGATAAATCTTTACTGGGGCAAATCCTTTCACAAAACCCGCATTCCATGCACATGTCCAAATGCTCTTCAATAGGGTAAATGCTCTTTAAATTTTTAGTGTGGATTTCTTTATCGTTTGTGATGATCACATCAGGGTTTAAAAGGCCATTAGGATCAAACAATTCTTTGATTTGTTTATGGATTTTATAGGCTTTTTCTCCCCACTCCATTTCCACAAAAGGGGCTACCATCCTGCCTGTGCCATGTTCGGCTTTAATAGAGCCAGAGCTTTCACTCACCATTAAAAACATCTCAGAAACTAAATTTTCAAACGCCTTCCTTTCGGTTTCATTTTCTAAAATCGGCGTAACGACAAAGTGCAAATTCCCGCTTAACGCATGCCCAAAAATAATGCCATTATCCTTAAAGCCATGTTTTTTTAAAAGCCCTTCAATCGCTTTTGCCCCTTCTACAAAATCCTCTTTGCTGAAGCACACGTCTTCAATGATCACAGAGCTTTGGCTTTTTCTTTTTGACGTTGCGATAGGGAAAATGCCTTTTCTGATCTTCCACCACGATTGATAAACATTAGGATCGCTGCTGATTTGAGAATCTAAAACGACCGGTATCGCATTCAAGGCGTTTAAAATCGTTTGCATGTTGTTTTCTAAGATTAAAGGATCATCGCTTTCGCTTTGAATGAGTAAGCATGCGTTAGGCTCTTTGACTTCTAAAACCACGCTAGGCATGCCCTCTAAACCTTTCACGCTCTTTAAAGACGCATAATCCATAAGCTCTGCTGAAGAAATCATTTCAGGCTGTTTGGCTTTTAAAGCGGCTAAGATTTGAGCGGCTTTAGCACATTGCTCTAAATTTTCATAAAACAATAACGCACAAGTTTTATAAGCGTAGTCTTTCACGCATTCTAATCCCACGCTTGAAATAAATCCTAAAGTCCCCTCAGAGCCTATGAATAAATGGCTGATGATTTCAATCGGATCTTCAAAATCAATGAGAGCGTTTAAGCTATAGCCGGTGGTGTTTTTGATCTCGTATTTTTTCTTAATCAAGGCATGCAATTCTTTATCTTTTAAGATCTCTTTTCTTAAATTCAAAACCCCTTCAATCAAATCTTTGTGCGCGTTTTTGAAACCCTCAATACTCTCTTGATTAGCTGTGTCTAAAAGCGTGCCATCAGCTAAAATGACTCTTAAGGATTTTAGGGTTTTGTAGCTGTTTTGCTCCACCCCGCAACACATCCCGCTAGCGTTATTAGCGACAATCCCCCCTATCATAGCGGTGTTTATCGTAGCGGGATCTGGGCCTATTTTTTTATGGTAAGGTTTTAATAAAGCGTTCGCATGGCTTCCTATGACTCCGCATGAGAGCTGAATGCTTTGAGCGTTGTCTAAAATGTGAGCGTCTTTGAAAAAATGCGCCACCACCACTAACACCCCATCACAGCTCGCCTGCCCTGATAAGGAACTCCCAGCCGCTCTAAAAGTCAATGTAACGCCATGCTTTTTGGCTAAAACACAAAGCTTTTGGACTTCTTTTTCACTTTTCACCCAAACGACTATTTTAGGGATATAACGATAACATGACGCATCAATGCCATAAGCCAAACGGCGTAAATAATCCTTAAAGATCCGCTCGTTTAAAAACCCGCTCGCTTCGGTAAAAAAAGCATGATAATTTTCTTCCACACGCACTCCTTAAACATTCCTATTTATCAAATCATTGTAATATAACCTTACTTTAAAAATTGAGGATAAACATGCTTGAAGATTATGCGATCAGTTTAGAAGAAGTCAATTTCAATGATTTTATCGTGGTGGATGTGCGCGAATTGGACGAATATGAAGAATTGCATTTGCCTAACGCTACGCTCATTAGCGTCAATGACCAAGAAAAGCTCGCTGATTTTTTAGCCCAGCACAAAGATCAAAAAGTGTTGCTCCATTGCAGGGCTGGTCGCAGGGCTTTAGATGCGGCTAAAAGCATGCATGAATTAGGCTATACGCCCTATTATTTGGAGGGCAATGTCTATGATTTTGAAAAATACGGCTTTAGAATGGTTTATGATGACACTTGCGCTAAAAAAAACTAGGCATGAGGGAGGTTGTATGGGTGCATTCTCAAAGAATCGCCCCTTATAAGACTCTCATTTTAAATGAATTTTGCTACTATCCCTTAGAATTAGATCCAACCCTTTTTAACGCCCTGATTTTCACTTCTAAAAATGCGGTGTTTTCCTTGCTAGAAACTCTAAAAGACAGCCCCAAACTCAAAATTTTACAAAATATTCCTGCTTACGCTTTGAGCGAACCCACCGCCAAAACTCTACAAGATCACCATTTTAAAGTCGCCTTTATAGGGGAAAAAGCCCATGGCAAGAAGTTCGCCAAAGAAATCCTTCCTTTATTGGAAAAAAAAAGCGTTTTGTATCTTAGGGCAAAAGAAATTGCCTCTTCTTTAGACACCATTCTTTTAGAGCATGGCATCAATTTCCAACAAGCCGTTGTTTATGAAAACAAGCTCAAACATTTGACTTTAAACGAACAAAACGCCTTAAAACCCAAAGAAAAGAGCGTTCTTATTTTTACCGCTATAAGCCACGCAAAAGCCTTTTTACACTATTTTGAATTTTTAGAAAATTACACCGCTATAAGCATTGGCAACACGACCGCTCTTTATTTACAAGAACAAGGCATTCCAAGCTATATTGCCCAAAAGCCCTCCTTAGAAGCGTGCTTAGAACTGGCTTTAAGTTTGAGGATTAAGGAATGTTAAAAACATCTTATTATAATGCTCTCTATTGATTTTTAAAGGATGATGCATGAATTTTGTCTTTTTATGGGCCGCTTTAGGGGGGGCCATAGGGAGTTCGTTAAGGTATTTTGTGGGCAAAATGATGCCCAGTAAATTTTTAATGTTTGAAAGTTTCCCCTTAGGGACTTTTAGCGTGAATCTCATAGGGTGTTTTGTCATCGGCTTTATGGGGCATTTGGCCGCTAAAAAGGTTTTTGGCGATGATTTTGGGATTTTCTTTGTAACCGGGGTTTTAGGGGGTTTTACGACCTTTTCTTCTTATGGGTTAGACACTTTAAAACTCTTGCAAAAATCCCAATACATTGAAGCCATTTCTTATGTCTTAGGCACTAACCTTTTAGGGCTTATTGGGGTAGCCATTGGTTGGTTTTTGGCTAAAAATTTTATAGGTATTAATTAAAAAACGCTTTTTGGCGTTTTTATTGACGCTTGATTAAAGCAGAGCCTTACAATAGCCACAAAGCTATTTCATCGGCCATGAAAAAATCGCTCGCTACCAATCGGTTATTTTTAATGAAAGCCTTATTTTCTTCAATCAAAAACTTTACTTTATTTTTATCTAAGAAACTAAGCTCAACCCCCAATTCACACCTTAAGCCTAAAAACAGCTTTTCTAAGCGCTTGTCTTGTTTATTAAGCGTCTCAACTTGGCGTTTTAGGGGGTCTTTAATGTAGTTTTCTATGAGTTTTTTTGCAAAAAAGCGCTCATTCGCCACGCAGCCTACAGCCCCAGCCCCACACCCTAAATAATCTTTAGCCCCCCAGTAAGCCAAATTATGTTTGACTTGGTAATTTCTGGCGTAATTAGACACTTCGTATTGCTTGAAAGAAAAGCCCTCTAAAACCTCTCTCACCACATTGTCAAAATGAGCACATGAGGGTTTTTTGGCGTTTTTTTCTAAATTCGTGTTTTTTTCAATACTCAAAGCGTAAGCGCTCAAGTGGTTGATAGGGAGTTCTTTAGCGAGTTTTAGTTCTTCTTTTAGAGAGTTTTCATTGTCTAATGGGGTGTTATAAATCAAATCAATGCTGATATTTTCAATCCCGCTTTTTAAAATAGTTTCTATCACAGGGGCGATATTTTTGGAATGTTGGCGCTCTAAAAACAATAATTTATCTTCCCTAAAACTTTGCACCCCTAAACTCAAGCGGTTGATCCCTAAATCTTTTAAGCCTTGACACCAAGCTTTAGAAATCAATTCAGGGTTAGCTTCAGTGGTGATCTCACAATCTGAGCTCAAGCACGCATGTTGATGAATGCTTTCAAAAATCCTTTCAAAAGCCTTCACGCTTAAAGTGTTGGGCGTGCCTCCGCCAATAAAAATACTTTCAATTGGTTCGTCAGTTTGCTTTAACGCATGCTTTAAATCCAAGCATAACGCTTGAGTGTATTCTTCTTTTAACCCATGCTTATTTTCATAGGAATTGAAAGCGCAATAGCCGCATTTATTTTCACAAAAGGGGATATGAATGTATAAAATCATATTTATTTCTCTCATTTTCACTTCATTTTTAAGCAAAACTTAAACTTGTAATTGTATCATTTTAAGATCATTTTGATAAGTAGAGGAGACAAACGATGAAAAAGGTTATTATGGCTTTAGGCGTTTTGGCGTTCGCAAACGCTTTAATGGCAACCGATGTTAAAGCTCTTGCAAAAGGTTGTGCCGCTTGCCATGGGGTTAAGTTTGAAAAGAAAGCTTTAGGCAAAAGCAAAATCGTTAACATGATGAGTGAAGCAGAAATTGAAAAAGATCTTATGGATTTTAAAAGCGGTGCCAACAAGAATCCTGTCATGACCGCCCAAGCTAAAAAATTAAGCGATGAAGACATCAAAGCTTTAGCCAAATACATCCCCACTCTCAAATAAACCCTCCCAGTTTTAATAGCACTATTTGGGTGCTATTAAAATGAGTTTCAAACCCTTTTTTCTTAATTTTTGATTTTAATGGCATTCTTAACCCTACTTAAAGCCAGCATACACTATAATACCATCTTAATCAAACAAGAAAGAGCTAAAATAAAGACCTATGCTACATAAAAAATATCGTCCTAATGTTGCGGCCATTATCATGTCGCCAGACTACCCTAACGCATGCGAAGTTTTTATCGCTGAGCGCATAGACATTGAAGGGGCGTGGCAGTTCCCCCAAGGGGGCATTGATGAGGGCGAAACCCCTTTAGAAGCGCTCTATAGAGAATTATTAGAAGAAATTGGCACGAATGAAATAGAGATTTTGGCGCAATACCCTAGATGGATCGCCTATGATTTCCCAAGCAACATGGAGCATAAATTCTATGCGTTTGACGGGCAAAAGCAGCGCTATTTTTTAGTGCGCCTAAAGCATGTTAACAACATTGATCTGAACAAACACACGCCAGAATTTAGGGCTTATCAATTCATCCATCTTAAGGATTTGCTTAAAAAAATCGTCCCCTTCAAACGCCAAGTGTACCGCCAAGTCATCGCTTATTTCAAAAGAGAGGGGTATTTATAGGGTGTTAATCGTTCAAAAATACGGCGGCACGAGCATGGGCAGCATAGAAAGGATCCACAATGTCGCTCAAAGGGTTTTAGAAAGCGTTAAATTAGGGCATCAGGTGGTGGTGGTGGTTTCGGCGATGAGCGGCGAAACCGATAGGCTTTTAGAATTTGGCAAGAATTTTAGCCATAACCCTAACAAGCGAGAAATGGACAGGATTGTGAGCACGGGAGAATGGATTTCAAGCGCGGCTTTGAGCATGGCGTTAGAGAGATACGGGCATAGAGCCATTTCATTGAGCGGGAAAGAAGCGGGCATTTTAACCAGCTCGCATTTTCAAAACGCCGTGATCCAATCCATTGACACCAAACGCATCACAGAGCTTTTAGAAAAAAACTACATTGTGGTGATCGCTGGGTTTCAAGGCGCTGATATTCAAGGCGAAACAACGACTTTAGGGCGTGGGGGGAGCGATTTGAGCGCGGTCGCTTTGGCCGGGGCTTTAAAAGCGGATCTGTGCGAAATCTATACGGATGTGGATGGCGTTTATACCACCGATCCGCGCATTGAAGAAAAGGCTCAAAAAATCGCGCAAATCAGCTATGATGAAATGCTTGAACTGGCTTCTATGGGGGCTAAAGTTTTATTAAACCGCTCGGTAGAATTAGCTAAAAAACTCAGCGTGAAGTTAGTGACTCGCAATTCGTTTAACCATAGCGAAGGCACGCTCATTGTGGCTGAAAAAGACTTTAAAGGAGAACGCATGGAAACCCCTATAGTGAGTGGGATCGCATTGGATAAAAATCAGGCTCGTGTGAGCATGGAGGGCGTGGAAGATCGGCCAGGCATTGCCGCTGAAATCTTTGGCGCTTTAGCGGAGTATCGCATTAACGTGGATATGATCGTCCAAACGATCGGCAGAGATGGCAAAACCGATTTGGATTTTACGATCGTTAAAACCCAAATAGAAGAAACCAAGCAAGCCTTAAAGCCTTTTTTAGCGCAAATGGATTCCATTGATTATGATGAAAATATCGCTAAAGTTTCCATAGTGGGCGTGGGCATGAAGTCGCATTCTGGGGTGGCGAGCATCGCTTTTAAAGCCCTAGCCAAAGACAATATTAATATCATGATGATTTCCACAAGCGAGATTAAAATTTCGGTTTTGATTGACATTAAATACGCTGAATTAGCGGTTAGAACTTTGCATGCGGTGTATCAATTAGATCAATGAAAAATTTCTACGACTGGATCAAAGAATTTGTACGCAATCAAGGGGAGTTTATCGCTCAGCAAAGCGGGTGGCTGGAATTAGAGCGATCAAGCTATGCAAAGCTCATCGCGCAAACCATTTCGCATGTGCTTAATGGCGGATCGCTGTTGGTGAGTGCGGATTCTTCTAGACGCTGGTTTTTAAACTACATTCTTTCTAATCTCAACCCTAAAGATTTAAAAGAGCGCCCCTTATTGTCCGTCATTGATTTTAACGCTTCTTCTTTCTACCCCAAAAACGATGCGAATCTCTCTCTAGCCACCATAGAGCTGACTTATCAAAACCCCATGTTTTGGCATGTTGGGAAAATTGAAAATGAAGGTTTGAAAACGATACTACTGAGCAAAATCCCTAGTTTTTTATGGCTTTTTGAAGAGCTTAAAGAAGATTGTTTGCTTTTAAAAGAGCATGACAGCTTGCTGGATTATAAATTATTGCAGCTATTCAAACTCTTTGAAAACGCGCTTTTTAGCGCACTATACAATAAGGTTACTTTGTGAAAAACTCCAACCGCCTTATTTATACGGACAATCTTGAAGAGAGCCTAGAAGAGACTGCAAGCCTTTTTGAACACCACATTAAATTCTACACGGAAATTATTGAAAAAGACAAAAAGGTGATCAAAACTTTTAACAAGGATTTTAAAATAGAGCATGCTAAAGAAGTCATTTCAAAGGCCCATCTCAAACACAGCGAACTGAACGCTTTTTTAATCGCCGCTCCTAGTTATGGTATAGAAGCCCAAAACGCGCTCTTAAAAATCTTAGAAGAACCCCCGAATAACGTTTGTTTTATCATGTTCGCTAAAAGCCCAAACCATGTGTTAGCCACCATTAAATCCCGCCTAATCAAAGAAGACAAACGCCAAAAAATCCCCCTAAAACCTTTAGATTTGGATTTATCCAAGCTGGATTTGAAAGATGTTTATGCGTTTTTAAAAAATTTAGACAAAGAAAATT is a window of Helicobacter pylori NQ4053 DNA encoding:
- a CDS encoding di-trans,poly-cis-decaprenylcistransferase, translated to MDNTLKHLAIIMDGNGRWAKLKNKARAYGHKKGVKTLKDITIWCANHKLECLTLYAFSTENWKRPKSEVDFLMKMLKKYLKDERSTYLDNSIRFRAIGDLEGFSKELRDTILRLENDTRHFKDFTQVLALNYGSKNELSRAFKSLLESPSSHINNIESLENEISNRLDTHDLPEVDLLLRTGGEMRLSNFLLWQSSYAELFFTPILWPDFTPKDLENIISDFYKRVRKFGELKC
- a CDS encoding RDD family protein, producing MRSPNLEKEETEIIETLLMREKMRLCPLYWRILAFLTDGLLVVFLLSDLLGACDFLHSLYWLTNPIYHSVFVIVSFIILYGVYEIFFVCLCKMSLAKLVFRIKIIDIYLADCPSRAILLKRLGLKIVVFLCPFLWFVVFKNPYHRAWHEEKSKSLLVLF
- the purD gene encoding phosphoribosylamine--glycine ligase, whose protein sequence is MKDNNNYNVLIVGNKGREYALAQRLQQDERVNALYFCLGNGGTQDLGENLECEHYEHIVELALKKQIHLAIISEEELLVLGLTEMLEKAGILVFGASKEVAKLEASKSYMKAFVKECGIKSASYFETNDLKEALSYIQNASFPLVIKALNKNTSIVHQQEEAIKILEDAFKQSNEPVIIEPFLEGFELSVTALIANDDFILLPFCQNYKRLLEGDNGVNTGGMGAIAPANFFSNELEEKIKNHIFKPTLEKLQADNTPFKGVLLAEIVIIEEKGVLEPYLLDFSVRFKDIECQTILPLLESSLLDLCLATAKGELHSLELVFSKEFVMSVALVSRNYPTSSSPKQTLYIDPVDEKKGHLILGEVEQDNGVFESSGGRVIFAIGRGKSLLEARNHAYEIAQKVHFEGMFYRKDIGFKVLDLKEYS
- a CDS encoding ABC transporter ATP-binding protein, with amino-acid sequence MLVEIENLTKTYGSLKALDNINLKLPKQQFIGLLGPNGAGKTTLLKILAGLNLNYQGEVKILNQKIGIETKKSVAFLSDGDFLDPKLTPLKAIAFYRDFFSDFDESKALNLLKRFSVPLKREFKALSKGMREKLQLILTLSRNASLYLFDEPVAGIDPIAREEIFELIAKEFSQNASLLVSTHLVVDVEKYLDSAIFLKEAKVVAFGGVGELKKGYSSLERAYKERLK
- a CDS encoding LPS-assembly protein LptD, coding for MIRWFYVVFFLLLSVSDAKEIAMQRFDKQNHKIFEILADKVSAKDNVITASGNAILLNYDVYILADKVRYDTKTKEALLEGNIKVYRGEGLLVKTDYVKLSLNEKYEIIFPFYVQDSVSGIWVSADIASGKDQKYKIKNMSASGCSIDNPIWHVNATSGSFNMQKSHLSMWNPKIYVGDIPVLYLPYIFMSTSNKRTTGFLYPEFGTSNLDGFIYLQPFYLAPKNSWDMTFTPQIRYKRGFGLNFEARYINSKNDRFLFNARYFRNYTQYVKRYDLRNQNIYGFEFLSSSRDTLQKYFHLKSNIDNGHYIDFLYMNDLDYVRFEKVNKRITDATHMSRANYYLQTENNYYGLNIKYFLNLNKINNNRTFQSVPNLQYHKYLNSLYFRNLLYSVDYQFRNTAREIGYGYVQNALNVPVGLQFSLFKKYLSLGLWNDLQLSNVALMQSKNSFVPTIPNESREFGNFVSSNFSMYVNTDLAREYNKLFHTIQLEAIFNIPYYTFKNGLFSQNMYALSAQALNSYTSPLLRDYDYQGRLYDSVWNPNSILPSDASNKTVNLTLTQYLYGLGGQELLYFKISQLINLDDKVSPFKMPLESKIGFSPLTGLNIFGNVFYSFYQNRLEEISVNANYQRKFLSFNLSYFLRNNFSSGINSIVENPADYLKAGFSNDFGYFSMSADVGYDIRNNVVLNWNVGIYKKIRCFGIGFQFVNQRRPILTGDPNQPIRVFENNYVKLELDFSPITKTNVTYRSLQRK